One Mesorhizobium sp. J428 DNA segment encodes these proteins:
- the parC gene encoding DNA topoisomerase IV subunit A — MGKSVNPPGSDGGDDNIESVDLKKALEERYLAYALSTIMHRALPDVRDGLKPVHRRIMHAMRLLRLEPGQRFSKSAAIVGDVMGKFHPHGDQSIYDALVRLAQDFAVRYPLVDGQGNFGNIDGDSAAAMRYTEARMTEAATELLEGITEDAVDFRPTYNEENEEPVVLPGAFPNLLANGSSGIAVGMATSIPPHNAYELCNAALLLISQPDASVADLMSKSPEDGLIQGPDFPTGGVIVDNRASILDAYETGRGGFRVRARWTQEDQGRGTWVIVVTEIPYQVQKSKLIEKIADLLINRKLPLLDDVRDESTEDVRVVLVPKSRTVDPALLMESLFKLSELEVRIPLNMNVLTRGKVPNVLSLKSALQEWLEHRKEVLVRRSRHRLGEIERRLEILGGYLIAYLNIDEVIRIIREEDEPKAVMMARWSLTDVQAEAILNLRLRALRKLEEFEIRKEFDGLTAEKGQIEDLLASPSKQWKAVRWQVEQTRDRYSPEKNPELGPRRTTFADAPDHDVADIHQAMIEKESVTVVVSEKGWLRAMKGHLADFSTLAFKEGDKLKLAFHAQTTDKVILFTTGGKFYTIGADRLPGGRGHGEPVRIIVDMENDQDIVTAFVHDPQRKLLVASHEGYGFMVPEAEVVANTRKGKQVMNVKTPDEAARLVFVEGDHVAIIGENRKMLVFPLEQVPEMARGKGVRLQRYKDGGVSDMKTFALATGLSWQDSADRTFSRSKDELAEWIGDRASAGRMVPKGFPKTGKFG; from the coding sequence ATGGGAAAAAGCGTGAATCCGCCCGGATCCGACGGCGGCGACGACAATATAGAGAGCGTTGACCTGAAGAAGGCGCTGGAAGAGCGCTATCTCGCCTATGCGCTCTCCACGATCATGCATCGCGCCCTGCCGGACGTGCGCGACGGGCTGAAGCCGGTGCACCGACGCATCATGCATGCGATGCGGCTCTTGAGGCTGGAGCCCGGCCAGCGCTTCTCGAAGTCTGCAGCGATTGTCGGCGACGTGATGGGTAAGTTCCATCCGCACGGCGACCAGTCGATCTACGACGCGCTGGTGCGTCTCGCGCAGGATTTCGCCGTCCGCTATCCCTTGGTCGACGGGCAGGGCAATTTCGGAAATATCGACGGCGATAGCGCCGCCGCCATGCGCTACACCGAAGCGCGCATGACCGAGGCCGCGACCGAGCTGCTGGAGGGCATCACCGAGGATGCAGTCGACTTCCGCCCGACCTACAACGAGGAGAATGAGGAGCCGGTCGTCCTGCCGGGCGCTTTCCCGAACCTGCTCGCCAACGGCTCGTCCGGCATTGCCGTCGGAATGGCCACCTCGATCCCGCCGCACAACGCCTACGAACTCTGCAACGCGGCACTCTTGCTGATCTCACAGCCGGACGCGTCTGTCGCCGACCTGATGTCCAAGAGCCCGGAGGATGGGCTGATCCAGGGACCGGATTTCCCGACCGGCGGCGTCATCGTCGACAACCGCGCCTCGATTCTCGACGCCTACGAGACCGGGCGCGGTGGTTTCCGTGTCCGCGCACGCTGGACGCAGGAGGACCAGGGCAGGGGAACCTGGGTGATCGTCGTCACCGAAATCCCCTATCAGGTGCAGAAGTCGAAGCTGATCGAAAAGATCGCCGACCTGCTGATCAACCGCAAGCTGCCGCTGCTGGACGACGTGCGCGACGAAAGCACGGAGGATGTCCGCGTCGTGCTGGTGCCGAAGAGCCGCACTGTCGATCCGGCGCTCCTGATGGAGTCGCTCTTCAAGCTCAGCGAGCTTGAGGTGCGCATCCCGCTGAACATGAACGTGCTGACGCGCGGCAAGGTGCCGAACGTGCTGTCGCTCAAGAGCGCGCTGCAGGAATGGCTCGAGCACCGCAAGGAGGTGCTGGTGCGCCGCTCCAGACACCGCCTCGGCGAGATCGAGCGGCGGCTCGAGATTCTGGGCGGCTATCTCATCGCCTATCTGAACATCGACGAGGTGATCCGCATCATCCGCGAGGAGGATGAGCCGAAGGCCGTGATGATGGCGCGTTGGAGCCTCACCGACGTCCAGGCCGAGGCCATCCTCAACTTGCGCCTGCGCGCCCTGCGCAAGCTGGAGGAGTTCGAGATCCGCAAGGAGTTCGACGGGCTGACGGCGGAGAAGGGGCAGATCGAGGATCTGCTCGCGTCGCCTTCGAAGCAATGGAAGGCGGTGCGCTGGCAGGTCGAGCAGACGCGCGACCGCTACTCTCCCGAGAAGAATCCGGAGCTCGGGCCGCGCCGCACCACCTTTGCCGATGCGCCGGACCATGACGTGGCCGACATCCATCAGGCGATGATCGAGAAGGAGTCGGTGACGGTGGTCGTCTCGGAGAAGGGCTGGCTGCGCGCCATGAAGGGCCATCTCGCCGACTTCTCGACGCTCGCCTTCAAGGAGGGCGACAAGCTAAAGCTCGCCTTCCATGCGCAGACGACCGACAAGGTCATCCTCTTCACCACCGGCGGCAAGTTCTACACCATCGGCGCCGACCGGTTGCCGGGCGGCAGGGGACATGGCGAACCGGTGCGCATTATCGTCGACATGGAGAACGACCAGGACATCGTCACTGCCTTCGTCCACGATCCGCAGCGCAAGCTCCTGGTGGCAAGCCATGAGGGCTACGGCTTTATGGTGCCCGAGGCTGAGGTCGTTGCCAACACCCGCAAGGGCAAGCAGGTGATGAACGTCAAGACGCCTGACGAGGCCGCGCGCCTTGTCTTCGTCGAAGGCGACCATGTCGCGATCATCGGCGAGAATCGCAAGATGCTGGTTTTCCCGCTGGAGCAGGTGCCCGAAATGGCGCGTGGCAAGGGCGTTCGCTTGCAGCGCTACAAGGATGGTGGTGTGTCCGACATGAAGACCTTCGCGCTTGCCACGGGGCTTTCCTGGCAGGATTCCGCCGACAGGACCTTCAGCCGGTCGAAGGACGAACTCGCCGAGTGGATCGGCGACCGCGCGAGCGCGGGGCGCATGGTACCGAAGGGGTTCCCAAAGACTGGGAAGTTCGGCTAG
- a CDS encoding polyhydroxyalkanoate depolymerase produces MLYHAYQFQDDLVAPFRTWARMMRRSALPSFWAAGESFKSRFLAGLEMVSRFELSHSRPDFDITTVRVGNRDVPVTEEITLDLPFGKLLHFAKDIDTAQPRVLVVAPLSGHFPTLLRNTVETLLRDHDVYITDWANARDVPLSDGKFGVDDYIDYLIRFLDTIGPGGHVLAVCQPCVQTLAAVSIMSEDRHPATPRSMTLMAGPIDPRESPTEVNEFAVAKSLAWFQHSVISTVPWRHKGGGRRVYPGFLQLTAFMAMNMDRHRTAHRKLYDHLAAGETAEAEKIKTFYDEYFAVLDLTEEFYIETIDRVFHKAELATGDFTWRGRKVDPAAIRNTALLTVEGGRDDICALGQTTAAHDLCRSLRPHLKRHHLQANVGHYGVFSGKRWEREIYPVVRNMILAME; encoded by the coding sequence TTGCTCTACCATGCCTATCAGTTCCAGGACGACCTGGTCGCGCCATTCAGGACATGGGCGCGGATGATGCGCCGGTCGGCGCTGCCCAGCTTTTGGGCGGCAGGCGAAAGCTTCAAGTCGCGCTTCCTCGCCGGCCTGGAGATGGTGTCCCGCTTCGAGCTGTCGCATTCGCGGCCGGATTTCGACATCACCACGGTGCGCGTCGGCAATCGCGACGTGCCGGTGACGGAGGAAATCACGCTCGATCTGCCCTTCGGCAAGCTCCTCCACTTCGCCAAGGACATCGACACGGCCCAGCCGCGCGTGCTGGTCGTCGCGCCGCTCTCCGGCCACTTCCCGACCCTGCTGCGTAACACCGTCGAGACGCTGCTGCGCGATCACGACGTCTACATCACCGACTGGGCGAATGCCCGTGACGTGCCGCTCTCGGACGGCAAGTTTGGCGTCGACGACTACATCGACTACCTGATCCGTTTCCTCGACACGATCGGACCTGGCGGCCACGTACTCGCCGTCTGCCAGCCCTGCGTCCAAACGCTCGCCGCCGTCTCGATCATGTCGGAGGACAGGCATCCCGCAACCCCGCGCTCGATGACGCTGATGGCCGGTCCGATCGACCCGCGCGAGAGCCCGACCGAGGTCAACGAATTCGCGGTGGCAAAGTCGCTCGCCTGGTTCCAGCATTCCGTGATCTCCACCGTGCCGTGGCGGCACAAGGGCGGCGGGCGGCGGGTCTATCCAGGCTTCCTGCAGCTCACCGCCTTCATGGCAATGAACATGGACCGCCACCGTACGGCCCACCGCAAGCTCTATGACCACCTCGCCGCCGGCGAGACGGCAGAGGCGGAAAAGATCAAGACCTTCTACGACGAGTATTTCGCCGTGCTCGACCTGACGGAGGAATTCTACATCGAGACGATCGACCGCGTGTTCCACAAGGCCGAGCTCGCCACCGGCGATTTCACGTGGCGCGGGCGCAAGGTCGATCCGGCCGCCATCCGCAACACCGCGCTTTTGACTGTCGAGGGTGGCCGCGACGACATTTGTGCGCTCGGCCAGACGACGGCCGCGCACGACCTCTGCCGATCGCTGCGGCCGCACTTGAAACGCCATCACCTGCAGGCCAATGTTGGCCACTATGGGGTCTTCTCCGGCAAGCGCTGGGAACGTGAAATCTACCCCGTCGTGCGCAACATGATCCTGGCGATGGAGTAG
- a CDS encoding VOC family protein — translation MLRDKSSSAIVAVRDIAPAKTFYRDVLGLQLAREDMEDVLVFRTGRTSLVVYVSDGAGHEPCECGRVGRR, via the coding sequence ATGCTCAGGGACAAGTCATCAAGTGCGATCGTCGCGGTTCGCGATATCGCGCCGGCCAAGACCTTCTATCGCGACGTCCTCGGTCTGCAATTGGCCAGGGAAGACATGGAAGACGTTCTGGTCTTTCGCACCGGGAGAACGTCGCTGGTAGTCTACGTGTCGGACGGGGCGGGGCATGAACCGTGCGAATGCGGTCGTGTGGGACGTCGGTGA
- the sthA gene encoding Si-specific NAD(P)(+) transhydrogenase, with protein sequence MDQFDMLVIGSGPSGRRAAVQAAKLGKSVLVVDKGRRLGGVSVHTGTIPSKTIRETVMNLSGFRERGFYGRGYRVKQDISVHDIVDRLHKTLDHEVEVLQHQFMRNMVRSLAATARFLDPRRVELTTDKEERSEVGFDYALIAVGTKPYRPESVPFDRKRIFDSDEILELERLPRSLTVIGGGVIGVEYATIFSALDVPVTLVEPRNSILDFVDREIVDDFIHQMRDRGMTVRLGSAVKDIVSKPDCAEVTLADGRVVRSEILLYAAGRTGNVASLGLDTIGIEPDNRGRLKVDAHTLQTAIPHIYAAGDVIGFPSLASTSMEQGRVAACHAFGLPLPPAPEAFPYGIYAVPEISTVGLSEEEVRASGIAYECGVARFRETSRGHIMGVNSGFLKLIFAIGNRRLLGAHIVGEGATELIHIGQAVINLKGTVDFFVENTFNYPTLAEAYKIAGLDAWNRMGRG encoded by the coding sequence ATGGATCAATTCGACATGCTGGTCATCGGCAGCGGCCCGTCGGGACGGCGCGCGGCCGTGCAGGCGGCCAAGCTCGGCAAATCCGTCCTTGTGGTGGACAAGGGAAGGCGGCTCGGCGGCGTGTCGGTGCACACCGGCACGATCCCCTCCAAGACCATCCGCGAGACGGTGATGAACCTCTCCGGCTTCCGCGAGCGCGGCTTTTACGGCCGCGGCTACCGCGTGAAGCAGGACATCTCGGTGCACGATATCGTCGACCGGCTGCACAAGACGCTGGACCACGAGGTCGAGGTGCTGCAGCACCAGTTCATGCGCAACATGGTGCGCAGTCTGGCCGCCACCGCCCGCTTCCTCGATCCGCGCCGCGTCGAACTGACCACCGACAAGGAAGAGCGCAGCGAGGTTGGCTTCGATTATGCCCTGATCGCCGTGGGGACAAAACCGTACCGGCCGGAGAGCGTGCCCTTCGATCGCAAGCGCATCTTCGACAGCGACGAAATCCTGGAGCTCGAACGCCTGCCGCGCAGCCTGACCGTGATCGGGGGAGGGGTGATCGGCGTCGAATATGCCACCATCTTCTCCGCGCTCGACGTGCCGGTGACGCTGGTCGAGCCGCGCAATTCGATCCTCGACTTTGTCGATCGCGAGATCGTCGACGACTTCATCCATCAAATGCGCGACCGCGGCATGACGGTGCGGCTGGGAAGCGCGGTGAAGGACATCGTGTCCAAGCCCGACTGCGCCGAGGTCACGCTCGCCGACGGGCGCGTGGTGCGGTCCGAGATCCTGCTCTACGCCGCCGGGCGGACCGGCAACGTCGCGAGCCTCGGCCTGGACACGATCGGCATCGAGCCGGACAATCGCGGCCGGCTGAAGGTCGACGCGCATACGCTGCAGACCGCGATCCCGCACATTTACGCCGCCGGCGACGTGATCGGCTTCCCGAGCCTGGCGTCTACCTCGATGGAGCAGGGCCGTGTCGCGGCCTGCCATGCCTTCGGCCTGCCGCTGCCGCCCGCGCCCGAGGCGTTTCCCTACGGCATCTACGCGGTGCCGGAAATCTCGACGGTCGGACTGTCGGAAGAAGAGGTGCGCGCTTCGGGTATCGCTTACGAATGCGGTGTCGCCCGCTTCCGCGAGACCTCGCGCGGCCATATCATGGGCGTCAATTCCGGCTTCCTGAAGCTGATCTTCGCGATCGGGAACCGCCGCCTGCTCGGCGCCCACATCGTCGGCGAGGGTGCAACGGAACTGATCCACATCGGCCAGGCGGTAATCAACCTCAAGGGCACGGTCGATTTCTTCGTCGAAAACACGTTCAACTATCCGACGCTGGCCGAGGCGTATAAGATCGCCGGCCTCGACGCCTGGAACCGGATGGGACGGGGCTAG
- a CDS encoding NAD(P)-dependent oxidoreductase, with protein sequence MKRIVFTGGSGKAGRHVVPWLKARGYDILNVDLKLLDSPGVTTIEADLTDSGQVFNALSMHFDFKGLETGKGPAPLDAVVHFAAVPRILLKPDNETFRANVTSTYNVIEAAMKLRIRKVIIASSETTYGVCFAEGDKDYHAFPLEEDYDVDPMDSYGLSKVVNEKTARAFAMRFSADVYALRIGNVIEPHEYGMFRDFLKEPLSRKRNAWSYIDARDLGQIVHLCLQQDGLGYQVFNAVNDTITAEEPTEAFLNRWCPGTPITRPMGEREAPISNRKAREVLGFREEHDWRNYI encoded by the coding sequence ATGAAACGCATCGTCTTCACCGGCGGGTCCGGCAAGGCCGGCCGCCATGTCGTGCCTTGGCTCAAGGCCCGGGGATATGACATTCTCAACGTCGACCTGAAGCTGCTCGACAGTCCGGGCGTGACGACGATCGAGGCGGATCTGACAGACAGCGGACAGGTTTTCAACGCGCTGTCGATGCATTTCGACTTCAAGGGGCTTGAGACTGGCAAAGGTCCGGCGCCGCTAGATGCGGTCGTCCACTTCGCCGCGGTCCCGCGCATCCTGCTCAAGCCCGACAACGAGACCTTCAGGGCGAACGTGACGAGCACCTACAACGTCATCGAGGCGGCGATGAAGCTCCGCATCCGCAAGGTGATCATCGCGTCCAGCGAGACGACCTACGGCGTCTGCTTCGCCGAGGGCGACAAGGACTATCACGCGTTTCCTCTTGAAGAGGACTATGACGTCGATCCGATGGATTCGTACGGCCTGTCGAAGGTGGTCAACGAGAAGACCGCACGCGCCTTTGCCATGCGCTTTTCCGCCGACGTCTATGCGCTTAGGATCGGCAACGTGATCGAGCCACACGAATACGGCATGTTCCGCGACTTCCTGAAGGAGCCGCTGTCGCGCAAGCGCAATGCCTGGAGCTATATAGACGCGCGCGATCTCGGCCAGATCGTGCATCTGTGCCTTCAGCAAGACGGGCTCGGTTATCAGGTCTTCAACGCGGTCAACGACACGATCACAGCCGAGGAGCCGACCGAGGCGTTCCTGAATCGCTGGTGCCCCGGAACGCCGATCACGCGGCCGATGGGTGAGCGCGAGGCGCCGATCTCCAACCGCAAGGCGCGCGAGGTGCTGGGTTTCCGCGAGGAGCACGACTGGCGGAACTACATCTGA
- a CDS encoding zinc dependent phospholipase C family protein, translating into MPGTAMHHMIAERLKALIEQKRGLGELSDEDYEKLQTLLANPLNQAYLFLGAQGPDFFFFNTRDWPPALDFIVNKVLALSDFIDGVKKDLLGLVPDEVIAVIDALGDAKDQVIQSSATLSWLEGTIGEMKQILEGLKASLQEAAKTYITDLINPFNQLSHPYRDGVRTKNILTGQWGDFDGEEWWYFDALHYRKTGQYAQALLNSSALDSPLHLYAIGHLTHVAADTVGHAYVNLNSGGPYRSHGQRHRVAENFQDVFNYHLYTNSALKDLGRSQIHALYNFKYAGIVTPVGAENPLPPPDGVIPDELAEFIASTINSTHAVDESAPGGPDFGGALTADDVKVSFRLW; encoded by the coding sequence ATGCCGGGAACGGCGATGCACCATATGATCGCCGAGCGCCTTAAGGCCCTCATCGAGCAGAAGCGCGGTCTTGGGGAACTCTCCGACGAGGACTACGAGAAGCTTCAGACGCTGCTCGCCAACCCGCTCAACCAGGCCTACCTGTTCCTGGGCGCGCAAGGGCCGGACTTCTTCTTCTTCAACACCCGCGACTGGCCGCCAGCGCTCGACTTCATCGTCAACAAGGTGCTGGCCCTCTCGGATTTCATCGACGGCGTGAAGAAAGACCTGCTCGGCCTGGTGCCCGACGAAGTCATCGCGGTCATCGATGCGCTCGGCGACGCGAAGGACCAGGTGATCCAGTCGTCCGCCACGCTCTCCTGGCTGGAGGGCACGATCGGCGAAATGAAGCAGATCCTGGAAGGGTTGAAGGCCTCGCTTCAGGAAGCTGCGAAGACCTACATCACCGACCTCATCAACCCGTTCAATCAGTTGAGCCATCCCTATCGCGACGGCGTGCGGACGAAGAACATTCTGACCGGCCAGTGGGGTGATTTCGACGGTGAGGAATGGTGGTACTTCGATGCCTTGCACTACCGCAAGACAGGGCAATATGCGCAGGCCCTGCTCAATTCGAGCGCGCTCGATTCTCCGCTGCATCTCTATGCGATCGGGCACCTCACGCACGTCGCCGCCGACACGGTCGGTCATGCCTATGTCAATCTCAACAGCGGCGGCCCTTACCGCTCGCACGGCCAGCGCCACCGCGTCGCGGAGAATTTCCAGGACGTCTTTAACTACCACCTCTACACCAACTCGGCGCTGAAGGATCTCGGCCGGTCGCAGATCCATGCGCTCTACAACTTCAAATATGCCGGGATAGTCACGCCGGTCGGCGCCGAAAACCCGCTGCCGCCGCCCGACGGCGTGATCCCGGATGAGCTCGCCGAATTCATCGCCAGCACGATCAACTCGACCCATGCGGTCGACGAAAGCGCACCCGGCGGGCCGGATTTCGGCGGGGCCCTCACCGCCGACGATGTAAAGGTCTCGTTCCGCCTCTGGTAA
- a CDS encoding arginyltransferase yields MTQHQTQSPQFFLTAPSPCPYLDGQYERKVFTHLVGDRAPEMNDLLTQGGFRRSQNIAYRPACESCRACVSVRILANEFTLTRNMRKVIQRNSDLIGAMHDAEPSTEQYSLFRSYLDSRHRRGGMSDMTVLDYAMMVEDTHVDTKIIEYRKRGPDSFITGKGHGELIAVALTDKMADGVSMVYSYYNPELVDRSLGTFMILDHIARTRAMGLPHVYLGYWVNGSRKMDYKVRFTPQEHLGPKGWERYVAPSD; encoded by the coding sequence ATGACGCAGCATCAAACACAGTCGCCGCAGTTCTTCCTCACCGCGCCGTCGCCCTGCCCCTATCTCGACGGACAGTACGAGCGGAAGGTCTTCACGCATCTCGTCGGCGACAGGGCTCCGGAGATGAACGACCTGCTCACCCAGGGCGGCTTCCGCCGGTCGCAGAACATTGCCTACCGGCCGGCCTGCGAAAGCTGCCGTGCCTGCGTCTCGGTGCGCATCCTCGCCAACGAGTTCACGCTCACCCGCAACATGCGCAAGGTGATCCAGCGCAACTCCGACCTGATCGGCGCCATGCACGACGCAGAGCCGTCGACCGAGCAGTATTCCCTGTTCCGCTCCTACCTGGACTCACGGCACCGTCGCGGCGGCATGTCCGACATGACCGTGCTCGATTATGCGATGATGGTCGAGGATACGCATGTCGACACAAAAATCATCGAATACCGCAAGCGCGGCCCGGATTCCTTCATCACCGGAAAGGGCCACGGCGAGCTGATCGCCGTCGCGCTGACCGACAAGATGGCCGACGGCGTTTCGATGGTCTATTCCTACTACAATCCCGAGCTCGTCGACCGGTCGCTCGGCACCTTCATGATCCTCGACCATATTGCCCGCACCCGCGCCATGGGCCTGCCCCATGTCTATCTCGGCTACTGGGTCAACGGCTCGCGCAAGATGGACTATAAGGTCCGCTTCACGCCGCAGGAGCATCTGGGTCCCAAGGGCTGGGAACGCTACGTCGCCCCTTCCGACTGA
- a CDS encoding DUF423 domain-containing protein has translation MNPFLLAGGLVGAAGVALSAAAAHAGGGNVGTAANFLLFHAPLLVAVGLPGLAAGKMLRAAALIVLVGLLVFAGDLLARDYLGDRLFPMAAPTGGTLMIAGWLAVALAGVFGAKR, from the coding sequence TTGAACCCCTTCCTTCTCGCCGGCGGCCTCGTCGGTGCGGCTGGCGTCGCGCTTTCGGCTGCGGCGGCACATGCTGGGGGCGGCAATGTCGGAACCGCCGCGAACTTCCTGCTCTTCCACGCGCCGCTGCTGGTGGCGGTCGGTCTGCCCGGCCTCGCTGCCGGCAAAATGCTGCGCGCCGCGGCACTCATCGTTCTCGTCGGGCTGCTCGTTTTTGCCGGTGACCTTCTGGCTCGGGACTATCTCGGCGATCGCCTGTTTCCGATGGCCGCACCGACCGGCGGCACGCTGATGATCGCGGGCTGGCTAGCGGTTGCGCTCGCAGGCGTTTTCGGCGCCAAGCGGTGA
- a CDS encoding Rid family hydrolase, whose protein sequence is MRRTIVPEALKGVYEQWRYAPAVAANGFIHVCGIVGVSPGGETPSWLGSESSQAFAGASSTTATGNAGLATLEAVRDPQAQFAVAFETLRNILREGGADLSDIVEITSYHVGISAHMEAFMKVWAHYLKEPYPAWTAVGVAELIVPGGLVELRAVAVDPTGS, encoded by the coding sequence ATGCGCCGCACCATCGTTCCCGAAGCTCTAAAGGGCGTCTACGAGCAGTGGCGCTATGCGCCCGCGGTCGCTGCCAACGGTTTCATCCATGTCTGCGGCATTGTCGGCGTCAGCCCCGGCGGCGAAACCCCGTCATGGCTGGGAAGCGAATCATCACAGGCCTTTGCGGGCGCTTCCTCCACCACAGCAACAGGCAACGCGGGTCTCGCGACGCTGGAGGCCGTGCGCGATCCGCAAGCCCAATTCGCCGTCGCCTTCGAGACGCTGCGCAACATCCTGCGCGAAGGCGGCGCGGACCTAAGCGACATCGTCGAGATCACCTCCTACCATGTCGGCATCTCGGCCCACATGGAAGCCTTCATGAAGGTCTGGGCCCACTACCTTAAAGAGCCCTACCCTGCCTGGACGGCGGTCGGGGTCGCGGAACTGATCGTGCCGGGCGGACTGGTGGAGTTGAGGGCGGTGGCGGTGGATCCGACCGGGAGCTAG
- a CDS encoding RDD family protein, producing the protein MSTRILDGEIIGSRLDDVRAYDGVRTKRVLAFVIDYILIGLLMIPVAIVVALFGVLTLGLGWMLFGILGPLVALGYVAMTLGGRNQATVGMRMMGVHLERLDGRPIDGLLAIVHTVLFWAGNAILSPLILLATLFLDRKRTVHDLLLGTVVVRDDV; encoded by the coding sequence ATGAGCACCCGCATTCTCGACGGCGAGATTATCGGCAGCAGGCTGGACGATGTCCGAGCCTATGATGGCGTGCGCACCAAGCGCGTGCTCGCCTTCGTCATCGACTACATCCTGATCGGACTTCTGATGATTCCCGTGGCGATCGTCGTTGCCCTCTTCGGTGTCCTTACCCTCGGTCTCGGCTGGATGCTCTTCGGTATCCTCGGGCCGTTGGTGGCACTCGGCTACGTGGCGATGACGCTCGGCGGGCGCAACCAGGCGACCGTGGGCATGCGGATGATGGGCGTCCATCTTGAACGGCTCGACGGCCGCCCTATCGACGGCCTGCTCGCGATCGTCCATACGGTTCTGTTCTGGGCTGGCAATGCGATCCTGTCGCCGCTGATCCTGCTGGCGACGCTCTTCCTCGACCGCAAGCGTACGGTGCACGACCTGCTGCTTGGAACCGTCGTGGTTCGCGACGACGTCTGA
- a CDS encoding DMT family transporter — MTIHSEQAKGIALAAVGGLALTSDIPLIRLSEGEAWSILGVRSAATFLAAITIWLVWRAFTPKVPSLVPGLSGLAVATLYGLGSITFIASVYSTSTANVVFILAFNPMFSALLAWVCLGERMRPATMLAMAAMIVGVVIIVWDSIGTGNLFGDFMALSSAFFIASAITVTRASESEMGFTPLVGVLFPAIIAFAFVAEGGYRIDAPWWIILNGVIMMPLAFFCLGTAPRYIPGGEVAMFYLLETVLAPVWVWLIFSERPTTNSLFGGAILVVALVLHSLWQLLDGRRRRGLPEQLPL; from the coding sequence GTGACGATCCATTCCGAGCAAGCAAAAGGTATCGCGCTCGCCGCCGTCGGCGGACTGGCCCTCACCTCCGACATCCCGCTCATCCGCCTGTCAGAGGGCGAGGCCTGGTCGATACTTGGCGTGCGCAGCGCAGCCACATTCCTGGCGGCGATCACGATCTGGCTCGTCTGGCGCGCCTTCACACCCAAGGTGCCCTCGCTCGTTCCAGGCTTGTCGGGCCTTGCAGTTGCCACGCTCTACGGCCTCGGCTCGATCACCTTCATCGCCTCCGTCTATTCTACCTCGACCGCGAATGTCGTCTTTATCCTCGCCTTCAATCCGATGTTCTCGGCGCTTCTCGCCTGGGTGTGCCTCGGGGAGCGGATGCGTCCGGCCACCATGCTCGCCATGGCGGCGATGATCGTCGGCGTCGTCATCATCGTCTGGGACTCGATCGGCACCGGCAATCTGTTCGGCGACTTCATGGCATTGTCCTCGGCCTTCTTCATCGCCTCTGCGATCACTGTTACGCGGGCGAGTGAGAGCGAGATGGGGTTCACGCCGCTGGTCGGCGTGCTGTTCCCGGCGATCATCGCCTTCGCCTTCGTCGCCGAGGGCGGCTACCGGATCGATGCGCCTTGGTGGATCATCCTCAACGGCGTCATCATGATGCCGCTCGCCTTCTTCTGCCTCGGCACCGCGCCGCGCTATATTCCAGGCGGCGAAGTTGCGATGTTCTACCTGCTGGAGACCGTGTTGGCGCCCGTCTGGGTCTGGCTGATCTTCTCGGAACGGCCAACGACAAACAGCCTTTTCGGCGGCGCGATCCTTGTCGTTGCGCTGGTACTACACTCGCTCTGGCAACTTCTTGACGGGCGGCGGCGGAGAGGCCTGCCAGAGCAGCTTCCGCTCTAG
- a CDS encoding VOC family protein, translated as MNRANAVVWDVGDEIDDITAELKRKGVTFEHYRDMPGITLDGDVHVSGSMRMVWFKDPDGNILHLNNM; from the coding sequence ATGAACCGTGCGAATGCGGTCGTGTGGGACGTCGGTGACGAGATCGACGACATCACCGCCGAGCTTAAACGCAAGGGCGTGACGTTCGAGCACTATCGAGACATGCCCGGTATCACACTCGATGGCGACGTCCACGTCTCGGGCAGCATGCGCATGGTCTGGTTCAAGGATCCGGACGGCAACATCCTTCACCTGAACAATATGTAA